AAAAAGATTAGCTTCGCCCTTATAGCGGTCCGAGCTATACTTCCACAAGCACTCATCGAAAGCGGTTTTGGCACGTTGTTAGGAGGCACTCTTGATAGGTTTAGCGGACGAGCGTCAGAGGCGACTCGTCTTAGATGCATTGTTGCTGGGCGTCGTCGGCGCGCTGGCCGCGCAGCTTTTCACCCTTATGCTCGATCTGGCCCAGAAACTGTTAATCAACGGCATCGCAGGTTATCACGCGCCCGGGCTGCCCAACGAGGGCGGCCAGCTCATCGAAACGATCGGTTCGCACGGCCTGTGGCTGGTGCCGCTGGTAACGACCCTCGGCGGCCTGGTTGCGGGTATTATGGTCTATTCCATTGCGCCAGAAGCCGAAGGCCACGGCACGGATTCGGCAGTAAAAGCACTGCACCGCGCCGGGGGATTTATCCGCCTACGTGTCCCTCCACTGAAGATGGTCGCTTCTGCCATCACGATTGGATCGGGCGGCGCGGCTGGTCGTGAAGGACCAACGGCGCTCGTCGCTGCCGGGATCGGCTCAGCTTATGCCACGCTGCGCCATCGTTCGGAGGACGAGCACCGCTTGCTGGTGATGATGGGCATGGCCGCCGGGCTTTCGGCGATTTTCCGCACGCCCATTGGCGCGGCAATCTTCGCTATCGAAGTGCTCTATAGTGAGATGGAGTTCGAGACGGGTGCGCTGCTGTACACCATCCTCGCATCGGTCGTGGCGTTCAGCATTAACGGAATCTTCTCCGGCTGGGATCCGCTCTTCGATGTCCCGGCTAATCTCGTGGTGTCCGGTGCGACCGGTTACCTGCAATATGCTGTGCTCGGCATCGCGGGTGGGATCGTGGCCGCCCTCATTCCGGTTATCTTCTATAAAACCCGCGATCTTTTCAGCCGCATTCCAATCATGCCGCATTTCAAGCCTGCCATCGGTGGGTTCCTTGTGGGCCTGATCGCATTGCAGTGGCCAGCCGTGCTAGGCGGCGGCTACGGCTGGATCCAGGAAGCCATGAATGGCCAGCTTGGGTGGCAGCTGCTGCTGACGCTGATGGTGGCGAAAACGGTCGCTTTTTCACTCACAATTGGGTCCGGCGGATCCGGCGGCGTGTTTGCGCCAAGTCTGTTTGTCGGGGCGATGCTTGGCGGCATACTGGCGGACGCGTTTAATGGGTCCTATGCGGCATTTGTTCTGGTTGGCATGGCTGCGGTGTTCAGTGGTGCGGGCCGCGTTCCCATCGCCACACTGTTCATGGTCACGGAAATGACCGGTGGCTACCATCTGCTGCCCGCTGCGGCACTGGTGGTCACTCTGAGCTATATGATCCAGGTCACGCTCTCGCAGGTGTTTAAGTATACGTCGCTTTACGAAGCCCAGGTCCCAACTCGCGCCGGTCGTGACGTGGATCTGCTCGAAGGCGTGCAAGTGAGAGATGTGATGTCTGCCCAGCTTGATTCGGTGCCTGCTACAATGCCGGTCCGTCAACTGCTGGACGAATTTCAGCGAACGCATCACCACGGTTTTGCCGTGTTGGATGAGGAAAATAATCTGATAGGCATGGTCACGGTGGGCGACATCGAACGTGCCGTCCTGTCCGACGAAAAATCACTCGATGGTAAAACAGTGGCCGATCTTGCGACTGTGGACGGGTTGGCCGTCGGTTATGCGGATGAGACAATGAGCGTGGCGCTGTGGCGCATGGGCGTACGCGGCATTGGTCGTCTGCCGATTGTCGAGCGCGGGAACCGCCGCCATGTGGTTGGTGTAATCCGCCGCGAGGATGTGATCCGCGCGTACGAGCAGGCCGTCGCGCGCCGCACGTATACCAGCCACCGCTTGAAGGAGCTGCGCGAAGCCTACGAAGGCAACGTGCGCGTGGTCGAGGTCGATATCACCGACCGTCACCCGCTGGCAGGGCAGTCGGTGCGTGAGATTGCGCGTAATCTGCCCTCGGACTGTATCCTCGTCTCGATCCGGCGCGATAAACGGCTGCTTATCCCACACGGCGACACGGTCATCCAGCCCGGCGACCATCTCGTCTCGCTGGCGAGCGAAGAGGCGGCAGCTCAGGCGCAGCGCCTGCTGGCGCCCACACGCTAAGACTTGACGCCCCGGCTCATTCATCTCCACGAGCCGGGGCGTTTCTATATACCATCTGTCCTATCCGTTATTCCACCATTCAGCCTACTCCAAGTTCGTCCGATTACCTCATGCTGGCTGGGGCGTTCGCCTCTAAAGTAATAAATATGTGGGAACCCGCAGGCTGGCTCCCCACGTCTAGAGGATCGCACACGCAAATGAGGCATAAATGAGTCAAATTCGAGGCGTCATTCTGGACGTCGATGGCACGCTGGTTGACAGTAACGACGCACACGCGCAGGCATGGGTCGATGCGCTGACCGAGGCGGGATACATCGCGCCGTACGAGATGGTCCGGCCCCTGATCGGGATGGGCGGCGACAAGCTGCTCCCGGCAGTGATCGGCGTGCAGATAGACACTGACGAAGGCCAACTGCTGGACGAGCGGCGCGGCCAGATCTTTAAGGCGCGCTATTTACCGGAACTTAGCGGCTTCGAAGGCGTGCCCGCGCTGCTGGAACGCCTGAAACGTGACGGCATCCGGCTGGTGGTGGCGTCGTCCGCGAAGGCGGAGGAGCTGGAACACCTGCTGAAGATCGCCCAGGCGGACGGCTATATCGAGAAGCAGACCTCGTCGGATGACGTGGATCACTCCAAGCCCTCGCCGGACGTCGTGCATGCGGCGCTGGACCGGCTCGGGCTGCCGCCGTTGCAGACGGTGATGCTGGGCGACACGCCCTACGACGTCGAGGCGGCCACCCGCGCCCAGGTGCCGATCATCGGGCTGCGCTGCGGTGGCTGGCGTGAAGACCAGCTCGAAGGCGCGGTCGCCGTGTACGACGATCCGGCGGATCTGCTGGCGCATTACGACGACTCGCCGCTGGCGAACGGGCAGAACGGCTCATCACTCGCATGGCATGATGTTGCTTAGAAACGCTGCACCGAAACAGTTAGCCCGGAAGGAAGGGGAACATGGCCGTAGGCCAGGTTGTTAGAGAGAAATTGACGGCTTCACACGTGAATGTCGCGGACAACGAACGTTATCTGTCGCTGGCCGGCGGCACACTGCTGGCGCTGGTCGGCCTGCGCGAGCGCGGCTGGTTCGGCGTCGCGCTGGGTGTGCTCAGCGGCGAGCTGCTCTATCGCGGCCTCAGCGGACACAGCCACATCTACCGGATGCTGGGCCTCGATTCGGCAGCGCGACAGGCGGGCCGCGCCAGACCCCGCCAGGTCGTCCGGCTGGAACAGACTGTGACCGTGGATCGTCCGGTGGACGACGTCTATCGCTTCTGGCGCGACATCGAAAACTTCTCGTCGTTTTTCGATTACCTCAAGGTGACCCGCCTCAGCGACGTGCATTCGCGTTGGGTGATCAACCTTAACGGCGACGCGTGCGCCGAATGGAACACCAAGATCATCAACGAAGCGGAAAACACGTTGATCGCGTGGCGCTCGCTCGACAATTCCGATGTGGACAACGCGGGCGCGGTGTACTTCACGCCCTCGGAAGACAGCCAGTCCACGGAGGTGCGCGCGGTAATCAACTACACGCTCGGGTCGGGCGGTGCCGGTCGCGCGCTGGCGTCCGTGTTGGGCAAGGACCCGAACCAGCAGCTCGCCGCCGAGCTGGAACACATGAGGGCGCTGGTCGAGGCGGGCGGCAAGGCTGCACTGCCGAAGCACGAAGAGGAACCAAGGGAAAGAATCGTGGAGGCGGAACACGACGCCCAGCGCGAGCACGCAGATGTGGTCGAGCAGGCGTCTGATAGCTCATTCCCGGCCAGCGATCCGCCGGGCTGGACCTCAACCAGCGTTTAGCAGGACAGCGTATCGTTAGCGTTGAAACCGGAGACGTATTGGAATGCCGGAGGAGTGAGTATGCCGTACGATTCGATCAGTGACCTGCCGGACAGCGTCCGGGACAACGTGCCGAAGCACGCGCAGGAGATTTACAAAGAGGCGTTCAACAGCGCATGGAAGCAGTATGACGAGCCGGAGGAACGGCGCGGCGATTCGTCGCGCGAGGAAACGGCGCACCGGGTGGCCTGGTCCGCCGTGAAGAAGGAATACGAAAAGGGCGACGACGACAAGTGGCACAAGAAGAAGGACTGATCGCCACATCTTCGCCTGAGTGACTACTGTATAGCGACATGCGGCGGGTTCAAGCCTGCCGCGTTTTTTGCGTCAATCGCCGGGATCGCGGTGCAGCGCGACGAGCTGCCAACCGTACCCGGCGGGCAGTAGGATCGGGTAGAGCCGCTTCAGCAGGCGCACGCTGCGCAGCCGCCGGTAATGTGGCAGCAGCCACTCGACGTACCGCCTGCGCCGCAGATGCAGCAGGTCGCGCACGTGGTCCGGCACGAGGCTGGCCTGCACGTCGAGCAGGGCGCGCATCCGCAGCGGGCCGACGTGCCGCCGGTACTGTGCGTAAAGCTGGTCGGTGAACGCGGTGCGCGCGAGGTGATTGTGCAGATGCTGTGCGCGAGCATTCAGGTAAACTTCGTAGCTGTCCGGCAGGCCGAGAATCCCCAGCGCGCCCCCCAGCGCCATCGAGTCGCGCCAGAACTCGTCGCGCTCGGCGGGCTGCATCGTCCCGAAGACGATCTCGTGTGCGCGCTCGCCGTACTCGACCAGCATGAACAGCGTGTCGCGGTGCGACCACTGCGGGATCACGCCGCCCCGCGCGGCCTCGACCGCGTGATGCGCGTCGCGTACGGCGCGCACCGCGGCGCTGGCCGTTTCCTCGTCGCCAAACACCATCGCCTGCGCGAACCGCACCGTCTCGAAAAAGCGCTCGATAGGCGCGTTGGGCAGTGCGTTGGTGAAAAACAGCCAGTCCACGGCCTTGTTCAGCGCGAACTCTGCCGCCGATCCGGCGAACATCAGCAGAATCGCATCGCCGCTGCCCCAGATACGCCGCGCGACAGGGCTGGCATACGGGCGAATGGCGTCGCCGGTGTCCGGCTGGGCCATGGGCTGGTGTACGTGTGTGATCATGCGTGAAGGATACCGGGCGACGGCCCGCACCGCTAAATCTCCGGAGCTTCACGCTCCGGCGGCAGATCGCCATCGAGGTCCGCGATCGCCTCGTCTTCTACCGGGCGCTCACCCTCGGAGTCGTTCGCCATGCCGCGCAGCCGGTCGTTGGGATCGTCCTCGTCCACGCCCGTGTCAGATTCCCAGCCCGGGGTTGGTCCGGCGCTCGGCACGCTCACGATTTCGTCATTGTCCATCAGGTCGTAGCCGTATTCTTCGAGATTTTCCTCGATCACCTCGGGATCTTCGTCCTCCGGCCCGATGACCTCAAGCTGGGGCGCTTCCTCCTCGTATTCGGCTTCCTGCTCGTCCCATTCGCGCACGTCGCTGCGCGCGCGCCGCGCGGCGAAGCGTTCTGGATCGCGCAGCGATTCGAGGTCTTCGCGCGACGGTTCGTTGGTGTGTTCCAGATCCCGATCGCCTGACTTCTGATCTCGTGTGCCCATAATCTCCTCACTGACGGTTACATTCTCACTTCCCCTTCACTGTACCGGACAACAAACCGGGCGACATGCCCTGTCTGGCGGGTTTGGCCATAGGCCATGTGGTGCATTCCGCCGGATTCCGCTACCCTAAAGCCCTGAGCGACGAGCGACGAAAGGAAACGCAATGGAACACCGGCAGATGGGGACGGACGGCCCGCAAATCCCGGTTCTGGGGCTGGGCGCGTGGCCGTTGGGCGGCGGTATGGGCCGCGTGGACGAGGGCACGGCGATCGATACGATTCACGCCGCGATCGACAGCGGCATCACGCTGATCGACACGGCGCAGGCGTACAAGGACAGCGAGACGTTTCTGGGCCGCGCGCTGGCGAATGGATACCGCGACCGCTGCTTCCTGGCGACGAAGGCCAGCTTCGACTTTTCGCCGCAGGGTATCCGCGCCGGGATGGAAAACAGCCTGCGCGACCTGAAAGTGGACTACGTGGACCTGTACCAGCTTCACCGCTGGGACGACGGCACGCCCATCGAGGCGCAGATGGAGACGCTCGCGCAGCTTCAGGCTGAGGGTAAGACGCGTTTCATCGGCGTCTCGAATTACACGGGCGCGCAGCTTGAGCAGGCGTACGAGGTCGCGCCGTTCCAGTCGGATCAGCCCGGCTATAACCTGTTCGACCGCCACATCGAGGCGGATGTGCTGCCCGCCTGCCGCAAACATGGGATCGGCGTGTTGGCGCACAGCCCGCTGGCGAAGGGCCTGCTGACGGGCAAGTACACCGCCGACACCGTCTTCCCGCCGGACGACGAACGCTCGTGGCTGCCGTCGTTTCAAGGCGAGAGCTTCCGCACGGATCTGGACATCGCCGGGAAGCTCGAAGCGCTGGCGCGCGACAAGGATCTGACGTTGGTCCAGTTCGCGATCGCGTGGCTGCTGCGCGACCCGGTCATCACCTGCGTGTTGGTCGGCGCGAAGGCGCCCGCGCAGGTCGCGGACTACCTGCCCGCCGTGGGCGTGACCTTCAGCCAGCCGGAGCTGGCCGCCATCGACGCGGCGATGGGCCTCGCCTGATCCCAACATAGTTCACGCGAACGGCCCTGTTCGTTTGACAGGGCCGTTTTTATAATAGCTGTGTGCGGAAGGTCCGGCGTTGGGTCGCCGCCTCCGCAGTGATTTTTCCCCCGCAGCAAGGACAGGGCACGTTATGGATCGAGGACAAGGGGCGGAACCGCTCGTCACCGTGGTGACCGGGGCCGGACAAGGGATTGGCCGCGCGGTGGCGCTCAAGCTGGCCGCGCACGGCGCGCATGTGGTACTGGTGGGCCGTACGCGGGGCAAGCTGGAGGCGGTCGCCGCTGAGGTGATCGCGGCAGGCGGATCGGCCACCGTGGTCGAGGCGGACGTCACGCAGGCCGATCAGGTGCAGCGCGTAATGGATGCCGTTGGGGCTGTCGCCCCACATCTCGACGCGCTGGTGAACTGCGTGGGCGAGGCGTTCATAGCGACGCTTGACGACACGACCGAAGCCGACTTCGACCGGCTGCTGACAGCCAACCTTAAGACGGCCTACCTCACCTCGCGCGCGGCGCTGCCGCTGCTGCGCCAGAGTGCCAACGCCAGCATCGTCAACGTGGTGTCGAAGGTCGCGCTGGCGAGTCACGGGACGGTGACGGCTTACACGGCGGCCAAGGCCGGGCTGCTGGGCTTCACGCATTCGCTCTCCGACGAGTTGAAGCCGGAGGAAATTCGCGCGGTGGCGATCTGCCCCGGCGCGGTCGATACCCCGATGCGCTGGGCCGCCACGCCCGATTACGAGCGGCACATGGTGATCGACCCCGTGCAGGTCGCGGATCTGGCGTGGTACGTGATCACGCTGCCGCGCGGCGCGACAACCGGCGATCTGGTCGTCACGTCGATGTATTACGACTGAAACCTGGCCCCTCTCCAATCAAGTTGGAGAGGGGAGACAAGCCGGATCGGATGACCTGTAGGGGCGGGGCTTGCTCCGCCCGTTTTCTTGTTTGCCCATTCCCTCCTCGACGCCCCAACGACTTCACACCCGGCGCGAAATAGCAGTATGATGAAAGGTGGGATTTGGGGCTGGCTTCCACACTGAGGAGCATTCTGTATGACGACCTACGGCACGTTTGACGACGCGCAGCGCGAGTACGTGATCACCAATCCGCACACGCCGGTGAAGTGGATCAACTACGTCGGCACGCTGGCCTTCGGCGGCTTCGTCGATCACACCGGCGGCGCGCTGATCTGCAAGCAGGACCCGGCCCTCAACCGCATCACGCGCTACCTCGCGCAGCTCCCCGCGTCAGAGTTCAAGGGCGAGACGCTCTACCTGCGCCTGAAAACGCCGGACGGGGTCCGGATCTTTTCGCCGTACGTCGTGCCCACGCTCGATCCGTACGACCGCTTCGAATGCCACGTCGGACTGGGCTATTCGCGTTTCGTGACCGAGATGCACGGCATCCGCGCCGAGATCACGGTCTTCGTGCCGTTGGGGGAAAGCGTGCTGGTGCGCGACGTGTGCCTGACCAACCTGGGCACGGAGCCGATCGAGCTGGACGCGATCCCCGTGGTGGAATATTCGCACTTCGACGCGCTGAAGCAGCTCACCAATGCCGACTGGGTTCCGCAGACGGTGCAGAGCCGCGCCTATTACGAATCCGGCGGGCACATGATCCTGGCGCAGTATGCCTTCATGAAGCGCGACACGGCGGTGAATTACCTGGCTTCCAACTGGCCGGTGTCGTCGTTCGAGTCGGATCGCCGCCGCTTTTTGGGCGCCAACGAGTACGGCACGTGGCAGCGCCCGCTCAGCCTGCTGGAGCCGGAACTGGGCAGCTATGAAGCGCAGCGCGGCGACAATATAGGCGCGCTGATGCACCATCTGGGCACGGTCGAGCCGGGCGCGATGGTGCGTCTGATCACGCTGCTGGGGCAGGCGGCCAGCGTCGAGGCGGCGCGGCCCACCATCGAACGATTCCGCGATCCGGCCCAGGTCGATGCGGCGCTCGACGCGATGGCGCGCTTCTGGGATGGTTACCTCAGCCGCCAGCAGGTCGAGACGCCGGACGCCAGCATGAACAGCATGCTCAACGTGCACAATCCGCGCCAGTGCCACACCACGAAAAACTGGTCGCGCTACCTGTCGCTGTACCAGCTCGGTTACGGCGCGCGCGGCATCGGCTTCCGCGACAGCGCGCAGGACGCACTCGGCGTGCTGCCGAACATGCCCGGCGAAGCGAAGGATCTGATCGCGCTGCTGCTGCACGTCCAGAAACGCGACGGCTCCGCGATGCACCAGTTCAACCCGCTGAGCATGATCGCCACCGAGGGCGACTCGCGCGAATACGAGGATCGCCCGCACTACTACGGCGACGATCACCTGTGGATCGTGCTGGCGGTATGCGGCTACCTCAAGGAGACGGGCAATCTCGCGTTTCTGGACGAGGTGATCCCGTACTACGAGAAGGACCGGAACGAGCAGCCGCTCGAAGCGGGAACCGTATTCGATCACCTTCAGCGCGCGCTGGCTTTCACGCGCGATCATACCGGCGCGCACGGCCTGCCCTTGCTGGGCTTCGCGGACTGGAACGACACGGTCAATCTGCCCACCGGAGCGGAATCGTTGTTCATCGCCAACCAGTACGGGACCGCGCTGCGCGAGATGATCGAGTTGTGCGAGCACCTGGGGCGCGCCGATCTCGCCGCATCGTACACGGCAGATTACGAAGCGATGCGCGACTGTGTGAATGCAGTGGGCTGGGACGGCGCGTGGTATCTGCGCTACTTCGACGCGGACGGCTCCCCGATCGGCTCGCACACCAACGCGCAGGGGCAGATCTTTCTCAACGCGCAGTCGTGGGCGGTGATCTCCGGTTTCGCCACGCCAGAACGCGCCCGTGCCGCGCTCGATTCTGCCTACGAGCGGCTCAACACGCGCCACGGCATCAAGCTCAGCGCGCCCGGCTACAACGGCTACGATCCGAACAAGGGCGGCGTAACGACCTACCCGCCCGGCGCGAAGGAAAACGGCGGCATCTTCCTGCACGCCAATCCGTGGGCGATGATCGCGGAGACGCTAATCGGCAACGGCGAGCGTGCTTTCCAGTACTACGACCAGATCAACCCCGCCGCCAAGAACGAAATCATCGATCTGTTCGAGTGCGAGCCATATGTCTACCCGCAGAATATCCTGGGCGACGAACACCCGCAGTTCGGATTGGCGCGCAACAGTTGGCTGTCGGGCACAGCCTCGTGGACCTACCAGGCCGGGACGAAGTACATCCTCGGCATCCGGCCCACCTACGCCGGGCTGCTGGTCGATCCGTGCATCCCGCCCGCGTGGGACGGGTTCCGCGTGACGCGCGTCTTTCGCGGCGCGACGTACACAATTGAGGTGCGCAACCCAGAGCACGTGACGAAGGGCATCGTCTCACTGCGCGTAGATGGGCAGCCGGTTCCCGGCGCGGTGATCCCGATCTTCACCGACGGCGGCACTCATCACGTCGAGGCGGTGATGGGGTAGAGGTAGAGCCAAGTCCGAGCACAGGGTCTGGTAGGGGCGGGGCTTGCTCCGCCCTTTGCATTTTCCCCGCGTGACAGGAGATTCCGTAGGGGCAATTTACGAATCGCCCCTACCGGGCGGGTTTGTAACCCGCCCCTACGAAACAACATCGCGTCGTGTTCGCCAACAGTATCGTTTGCGTGGAGGAAGAGGCTTTTCACTTGTGCAATGGCCCAATCCGCGCGGCTTGTTTTTCGGCAACCTGCCCGATCACTATTGACAGCCCGATAGAAACACTCCTATAATGATGGCAACGATTGGGAGCGCTCCCATTTTGTGGCTTGCATCGGCGAGCGTTCCGGGGCCTGTATACCGGCTGAACGGCGCTATTTGCTCAACAGATGTCTGTGAAAGTGCTGTTTAGGGGCTAAATAAGCAACAATGGTTCTTTTTCTTTAGGCATTTTTGGGAGCGCTCTCAAGATTATGAGGGCACAGTCAAAAAATACGACCATGAAACTTGAGGACATTGCCCGCCTGTCGGGCGTGTCGCGCTCGACGGTATCGCGCGTCGTCAACGACGATCCGAACGTCAGCGCGCAGACGCGCCAGCGGGTCCTCAAGGTGATCGAAGAACATAATTTTGCGCCGAACCTCGCTGCGCGCTCGCTCGTCACCCAGCGCACCCGTATGCTCGGCATCTACATCCCCTACCTCGTTGGCAACCTGTTCTCCGATCCGTACTTTCCGACATTCATCCAGGCCACCACGGCGCGCGCCAACGAGCAGGACTACGACGTGATGCTGTGGCTGAAGGGCAACGCCGACTCGATGGATCACCTGCGCCGCCGCGTGCTGGATAACCGTATGGCGGACGGCCTCGTTCTGGCGTCGACACCACGCCACGACGGCCTGATCCAACTGCTGCTGGAACGGGGCAAGACGTTCATCCTGAATGGGCGGCCCTGGGAGCACGAGGACTCGATCAACTATGTCGATACGTCCAACGTGCGCGGCGCACAGCAGGCGATTGAGCACCTCGCCCGCCTCGGACGCCGCCGTATCGCGACGATCACCGGGCGCATCGATCTGAACTCTGGTTACGACCGGATGATCGGCTACCGGCGAGGGCTGGAAGATATGGGTTTTAAACTCGATCCCAGGCTCGAAGTCGAAGGCGACTTCACCGAGGTGAGTGGCTACCTGGGCATGCGCAAGCTGCTGCCCGAAAGGCCCGACGCGGTCTTCGTCGCCAGCGACCATATGGCGATCGGCACGCTGCGCGCCCTGCGCGAGGCCGGGCTGACTGTGCCGGACGACATCGCGATCGTCGGCTTCGACGACATGCCGTTTGCAACCCTGGCGAATCCGCAGTTGACCACGGTTCGCCAGCCTGTCCAGCGTCTTGGCTACCTGGCGGCGGAGGGCTTGATCGGTCTGCTGGAACACACGATCACCGCGCCGTATCAGGTTTCACTACCGACCCAACTG
This sequence is a window from Aggregatilinea lenta. Protein-coding genes within it:
- a CDS encoding chloride channel protein, whose protein sequence is MIGLADERQRRLVLDALLLGVVGALAAQLFTLMLDLAQKLLINGIAGYHAPGLPNEGGQLIETIGSHGLWLVPLVTTLGGLVAGIMVYSIAPEAEGHGTDSAVKALHRAGGFIRLRVPPLKMVASAITIGSGGAAGREGPTALVAAGIGSAYATLRHRSEDEHRLLVMMGMAAGLSAIFRTPIGAAIFAIEVLYSEMEFETGALLYTILASVVAFSINGIFSGWDPLFDVPANLVVSGATGYLQYAVLGIAGGIVAALIPVIFYKTRDLFSRIPIMPHFKPAIGGFLVGLIALQWPAVLGGGYGWIQEAMNGQLGWQLLLTLMVAKTVAFSLTIGSGGSGGVFAPSLFVGAMLGGILADAFNGSYAAFVLVGMAAVFSGAGRVPIATLFMVTEMTGGYHLLPAAALVVTLSYMIQVTLSQVFKYTSLYEAQVPTRAGRDVDLLEGVQVRDVMSAQLDSVPATMPVRQLLDEFQRTHHHGFAVLDEENNLIGMVTVGDIERAVLSDEKSLDGKTVADLATVDGLAVGYADETMSVALWRMGVRGIGRLPIVERGNRRHVVGVIRREDVIRAYEQAVARRTYTSHRLKELREAYEGNVRVVEVDITDRHPLAGQSVREIARNLPSDCILVSIRRDKRLLIPHGDTVIQPGDHLVSLASEEAAAQAQRLLAPTR
- a CDS encoding HAD family hydrolase encodes the protein MSQIRGVILDVDGTLVDSNDAHAQAWVDALTEAGYIAPYEMVRPLIGMGGDKLLPAVIGVQIDTDEGQLLDERRGQIFKARYLPELSGFEGVPALLERLKRDGIRLVVASSAKAEELEHLLKIAQADGYIEKQTSSDDVDHSKPSPDVVHAALDRLGLPPLQTVMLGDTPYDVEAATRAQVPIIGLRCGGWREDQLEGAVAVYDDPADLLAHYDDSPLANGQNGSSLAWHDVA
- a CDS encoding SRPBCC family protein, which encodes MAVGQVVREKLTASHVNVADNERYLSLAGGTLLALVGLRERGWFGVALGVLSGELLYRGLSGHSHIYRMLGLDSAARQAGRARPRQVVRLEQTVTVDRPVDDVYRFWRDIENFSSFFDYLKVTRLSDVHSRWVINLNGDACAEWNTKIINEAENTLIAWRSLDNSDVDNAGAVYFTPSEDSQSTEVRAVINYTLGSGGAGRALASVLGKDPNQQLAAELEHMRALVEAGGKAALPKHEEEPRERIVEAEHDAQREHADVVEQASDSSFPASDPPGWTSTSV
- the chaB gene encoding putative cation transport regulator ChaB, yielding MPYDSISDLPDSVRDNVPKHAQEIYKEAFNSAWKQYDEPEERRGDSSREETAHRVAWSAVKKEYEKGDDDKWHKKKD
- a CDS encoding oxygenase MpaB family protein, which produces MITHVHQPMAQPDTGDAIRPYASPVARRIWGSGDAILLMFAGSAAEFALNKAVDWLFFTNALPNAPIERFFETVRFAQAMVFGDEETASAAVRAVRDAHHAVEAARGGVIPQWSHRDTLFMLVEYGERAHEIVFGTMQPAERDEFWRDSMALGGALGILGLPDSYEVYLNARAQHLHNHLARTAFTDQLYAQYRRHVGPLRMRALLDVQASLVPDHVRDLLHLRRRRYVEWLLPHYRRLRSVRLLKRLYPILLPAGYGWQLVALHRDPGD
- a CDS encoding aldo/keto reductase; protein product: MEHRQMGTDGPQIPVLGLGAWPLGGGMGRVDEGTAIDTIHAAIDSGITLIDTAQAYKDSETFLGRALANGYRDRCFLATKASFDFSPQGIRAGMENSLRDLKVDYVDLYQLHRWDDGTPIEAQMETLAQLQAEGKTRFIGVSNYTGAQLEQAYEVAPFQSDQPGYNLFDRHIEADVLPACRKHGIGVLAHSPLAKGLLTGKYTADTVFPPDDERSWLPSFQGESFRTDLDIAGKLEALARDKDLTLVQFAIAWLLRDPVITCVLVGAKAPAQVADYLPAVGVTFSQPELAAIDAAMGLA
- a CDS encoding SDR family NAD(P)-dependent oxidoreductase — its product is MDRGQGAEPLVTVVTGAGQGIGRAVALKLAAHGAHVVLVGRTRGKLEAVAAEVIAAGGSATVVEADVTQADQVQRVMDAVGAVAPHLDALVNCVGEAFIATLDDTTEADFDRLLTANLKTAYLTSRAALPLLRQSANASIVNVVSKVALASHGTVTAYTAAKAGLLGFTHSLSDELKPEEIRAVAICPGAVDTPMRWAATPDYERHMVIDPVQVADLAWYVITLPRGATTGDLVVTSMYYD
- a CDS encoding GH36-type glycosyl hydrolase domain-containing protein yields the protein MTTYGTFDDAQREYVITNPHTPVKWINYVGTLAFGGFVDHTGGALICKQDPALNRITRYLAQLPASEFKGETLYLRLKTPDGVRIFSPYVVPTLDPYDRFECHVGLGYSRFVTEMHGIRAEITVFVPLGESVLVRDVCLTNLGTEPIELDAIPVVEYSHFDALKQLTNADWVPQTVQSRAYYESGGHMILAQYAFMKRDTAVNYLASNWPVSSFESDRRRFLGANEYGTWQRPLSLLEPELGSYEAQRGDNIGALMHHLGTVEPGAMVRLITLLGQAASVEAARPTIERFRDPAQVDAALDAMARFWDGYLSRQQVETPDASMNSMLNVHNPRQCHTTKNWSRYLSLYQLGYGARGIGFRDSAQDALGVLPNMPGEAKDLIALLLHVQKRDGSAMHQFNPLSMIATEGDSREYEDRPHYYGDDHLWIVLAVCGYLKETGNLAFLDEVIPYYEKDRNEQPLEAGTVFDHLQRALAFTRDHTGAHGLPLLGFADWNDTVNLPTGAESLFIANQYGTALREMIELCEHLGRADLAASYTADYEAMRDCVNAVGWDGAWYLRYFDADGSPIGSHTNAQGQIFLNAQSWAVISGFATPERARAALDSAYERLNTRHGIKLSAPGYNGYDPNKGGVTTYPPGAKENGGIFLHANPWAMIAETLIGNGERAFQYYDQINPAAKNEIIDLFECEPYVYPQNILGDEHPQFGLARNSWLSGTASWTYQAGTKYILGIRPTYAGLLVDPCIPPAWDGFRVTRVFRGATYTIEVRNPEHVTKGIVSLRVDGQPVPGAVIPIFTDGGTHHVEAVMG
- a CDS encoding LacI family DNA-binding transcriptional regulator, translated to MKLEDIARLSGVSRSTVSRVVNDDPNVSAQTRQRVLKVIEEHNFAPNLAARSLVTQRTRMLGIYIPYLVGNLFSDPYFPTFIQATTARANEQDYDVMLWLKGNADSMDHLRRRVLDNRMADGLVLASTPRHDGLIQLLLERGKTFILNGRPWEHEDSINYVDTSNVRGAQQAIEHLARLGRRRIATITGRIDLNSGYDRMIGYRRGLEDMGFKLDPRLEVEGDFTEVSGYLGMRKLLPERPDAVFVASDHMAIGTLRALREAGLTVPDDIAIVGFDDMPFATLANPQLTTVRQPVQRLGYLAAEGLIGLLEHTITAPYQVSLPTQLVIRESCGFPA